The proteins below are encoded in one region of Maribacter aestuarii:
- a CDS encoding MBOAT family O-acyltransferase codes for MLFNSLEFAIFLPLVFGLYWMLSKARLQIQNLFLILISYIFYGWWDWRFLFLIVLSTVVDYTIGHYIHKNRTDKKKAKAWLTLSVMVNIGLLGFFKYYNFFADSLVESLELLGYTVKSTWTLQIILPVGISFYTFQTLSYSFDIYYEKLKPTKNFIAFAAFVSFFPQLVAGPIERASNLLKQIEQRRIFNYVQASDGVKLILWGLFKKIAIADSLAPMVDDIFLNYDTYPSSTLILGVVFFSFQVYGDFSGYSDIAIGTAKLFGIELMSNFKFPNFSRNVAEYWQRWHVSLSTWFRHYLYIPMGGSRASKQRSVFNIIVIFVVSGLWHGANWTFVFWGAFHAMLYIPVFLMGRNRMYKGNVIGQNSYLPSLTEVGQVLLTFGLVTFSRIFFRSNSISNAFGYIDSIFTDFQFDWYAHPMGYRMIDFYILIGCFVVYEYIIRKDERRPFAFKSALVRFSLYAVIAFSILLFYDDGVNRSFIYFQF; via the coding sequence GTGCTTTTTAACTCACTTGAATTTGCAATTTTTCTTCCCTTGGTCTTTGGGCTTTATTGGATGCTATCCAAGGCACGCCTGCAAATTCAAAACCTATTCCTAATTCTTATTTCCTACATTTTTTATGGTTGGTGGGATTGGCGTTTTCTTTTCTTGATTGTTCTTAGCACTGTGGTGGATTATACGATAGGACATTACATTCATAAAAATCGTACCGATAAGAAAAAGGCAAAGGCTTGGCTTACACTAAGTGTAATGGTCAATATTGGCCTCTTAGGTTTTTTCAAATACTACAATTTCTTTGCGGATTCCCTTGTAGAGAGTTTGGAACTGCTTGGTTATACCGTCAAAAGTACCTGGACACTACAAATTATTTTACCCGTGGGGATATCCTTTTATACTTTTCAAACTTTATCGTATTCCTTTGATATTTATTACGAAAAACTTAAGCCCACCAAGAATTTTATCGCTTTTGCAGCCTTTGTATCCTTTTTTCCGCAGTTAGTTGCCGGCCCCATTGAACGCGCTTCCAACCTCTTGAAACAGATAGAACAGCGGAGGATTTTTAATTACGTACAGGCTAGTGATGGTGTAAAATTGATATTGTGGGGCTTGTTCAAAAAAATAGCAATAGCCGATTCGTTGGCGCCCATGGTAGATGATATATTTCTTAATTATGACACCTACCCCAGTTCAACCCTGATTCTTGGCGTAGTCTTCTTTAGTTTTCAGGTGTATGGTGATTTTAGTGGGTACTCCGATATCGCTATAGGGACTGCAAAGCTTTTCGGTATCGAATTAATGTCCAATTTTAAGTTCCCGAATTTTTCGCGAAATGTAGCGGAATATTGGCAACGGTGGCATGTTTCCTTATCTACTTGGTTCAGGCATTACCTCTATATTCCCATGGGAGGTTCGCGCGCAAGCAAACAACGTTCGGTATTCAATATCATCGTCATTTTTGTCGTAAGTGGTTTATGGCATGGGGCGAATTGGACTTTCGTCTTTTGGGGCGCTTTTCATGCAATGCTATACATCCCGGTATTTCTGATGGGGAGAAATCGAATGTATAAGGGCAATGTAATAGGTCAAAACTCGTATTTACCCTCCTTAACGGAGGTCGGGCAGGTACTATTGACTTTTGGACTGGTTACTTTTTCCCGCATTTTCTTTAGGTCAAATTCCATTTCAAACGCATTTGGTTATATTGATTCGATATTCACAGATTTTCAATTTGACTGGTATGCCCATCCCATGGGATACCGTATGATTGATTTCTATATCTTAATAGGATGTTTTGTAGTATATGAATATATTATTCGAAAGGATGAGCGTAGGCCTTTTGCCTTTAAATCGGCTTTAGTTCGGTTTTCATTATATGCCGTAATTGCTTTTAGTATTTTATTATTTTATGACGATGGGGTGAACCGATCATTTATCTATTTTCAATTCTAA
- a CDS encoding hemerythrin domain-containing protein produces MNIFEALRKDHDIQRELLKKLVQTSGDTKLRDNIFKSLKNELETHADGEERFFYKPLIDSDKTQQKARHSIAEHHEIDELIEKLEETDYDSSAWLKIAKDLQEKVEHHLEEEEHEVFQMAGKVLSENNKGKLADEYEKYMEKNR; encoded by the coding sequence ATGAACATATTTGAGGCATTGCGTAAAGATCACGACATCCAAAGAGAACTTCTTAAAAAATTAGTGCAGACTTCTGGTGACACTAAGCTAAGGGACAACATCTTTAAAAGTTTGAAGAATGAATTGGAAACACATGCCGATGGTGAGGAGCGTTTTTTCTACAAACCCCTAATCGATAGCGATAAAACCCAGCAGAAGGCTAGGCACAGCATCGCTGAACATCATGAAATTGACGAATTAATCGAGAAACTGGAAGAAACGGATTATGATTCCTCCGCTTGGCTGAAAATTGCAAAAGACTTGCAAGAAAAAGTGGAGCATCATTTAGAAGAAGAGGAACACGAAGTTTTTCAAATGGCCGGTAAAGTGCTCTCAGAAAATAACAAGGGAAAATTAGCCGATGAGTATGAAAAGTATATGGAAAAGAATCGGTAA
- a CDS encoding efflux RND transporter permease subunit, with the protein MEKKETQKTRRKEGAIAYMARNSIATNLLMLILLGGGLFTMYTIQKEVFPEFQLDFVEVSVAYPGASPAEVEQGVLQPVEEAVRGVQGIKEIVSEANEGSGQISIELVAGSERMTAFQDIDQAINRIQTFPDDIERPEVRLQSRQRDVLQIGLYGAADIWTLRQLAERLRTILLNNPEITQVELGNVPDYETRIEIPRRTLQKYNLTLGQVADIIRQSSNDVPAGSVQTQSGEILLRMQERKQWAKEYGDITIVSSEEGAKVTLNDIATITDGFEETGFHGQFNQENYVELRIFRIGDQSPLKIADITNGILEDFQLPPGIKFRTDSNRAADYRERLSLLTENGILAIVIVLIILTLFLEYRLAFWVMMGMTVSFIGGMIFLPLIGISVNMISMFGFLVVLGIVVDDAIVVGENVYEYRQKGLSPMQAAIAGTKDVSMPVVFSIVTTIIAFVPLLFMPGETGKFWQPLPAVVIVILAVSLLEALFILPSHLAHIKKKETKNKWVLKLEGWQRSFANGFDRFIDKRYRPFLDICLKYRYITLSAAVTLLLIVGGYGYSGHMGMIMMPEVAADEIEAGVRLPVGTTPDQAAKVAHDISESTQRMFEEHNLYEVAEGIKTNVRGQNFIDVEIVMLPPDQRDITAAEVIALWRDNIGDIEGVDQITFEAERGPGGARQDISIDLSHSDIEVLARASSAFVERMKAFSNTRDVTDNYNKGKMQYDFKLLPQGRNLGLTSDEVGRQVRNGFFGALAMRQLRGMNEIEVRVKLPLEERKDIKNLEKFLIRTPSGVEVPLMDVVEIEEREAFSSINRRDGRRVVNVGMDVEPANAVGRVIASVQEETLPQLRADFPGITWSFEGSQADMRESTNTLKAGFSIAMLLIYALLAIAFSSYLQPLIVMTAIPFGIVGAVIGHILLGYDLSLVSLMGVIALSGVVVNDSLIMIDYANKRRKEGDPIYQSIHEAGLRRFRPIILTTMTTFGGLAPIILETSSQAFYLIPMAISLGFGIVFATAIILVIVPCLYLTLEDLRLLMVKGRTVREVDVSETADTKNPVLADK; encoded by the coding sequence ATGGAAAAGAAAGAAACTCAGAAAACAAGAAGAAAAGAAGGCGCCATTGCTTATATGGCCAGAAATTCCATTGCTACGAACCTATTGATGTTGATATTACTCGGTGGTGGGCTATTTACCATGTATACGATACAAAAGGAGGTATTTCCTGAATTTCAGCTGGATTTTGTTGAAGTTTCCGTGGCCTACCCCGGTGCGTCTCCCGCAGAGGTAGAACAAGGTGTGCTGCAACCCGTGGAGGAGGCCGTACGCGGCGTACAGGGAATTAAAGAAATTGTATCCGAAGCCAATGAAGGGTCGGGACAAATTAGCATAGAACTGGTTGCAGGTTCCGAACGGATGACAGCGTTTCAGGACATAGACCAGGCCATTAACCGTATCCAGACTTTTCCAGATGATATTGAACGACCCGAGGTGCGCTTACAGTCCCGCCAACGGGATGTATTACAAATTGGACTTTACGGGGCCGCGGATATCTGGACATTAAGGCAGCTTGCAGAACGTCTTCGTACCATCCTTTTGAACAATCCGGAAATCACCCAGGTAGAATTGGGCAACGTACCGGACTATGAGACCCGAATAGAAATCCCAAGACGCACGCTACAGAAGTATAATCTCACCTTGGGTCAAGTGGCGGATATCATTCGTCAGAGTAGCAATGATGTACCAGCAGGTTCCGTACAAACGCAGAGTGGTGAAATTTTACTCCGTATGCAGGAACGTAAGCAATGGGCAAAAGAGTATGGTGATATTACCATCGTATCCTCTGAAGAAGGTGCAAAAGTTACCCTAAATGATATCGCAACGATTACCGATGGTTTTGAAGAAACAGGATTCCATGGGCAATTTAACCAAGAGAACTATGTGGAATTACGAATTTTTCGAATCGGTGACCAATCGCCCTTAAAAATCGCCGATATCACAAATGGTATTTTAGAAGATTTTCAGCTACCACCAGGCATTAAGTTCCGTACCGATAGCAACCGTGCGGCAGACTATAGGGAACGTCTTTCGTTACTGACAGAAAATGGGATTCTTGCCATCGTTATTGTATTGATTATTTTGACGCTGTTTCTAGAATATCGTTTAGCTTTTTGGGTGATGATGGGGATGACGGTCTCCTTTATCGGAGGAATGATTTTTTTGCCACTTATCGGCATCAGCGTTAATATGATTTCCATGTTCGGTTTTCTAGTGGTCCTTGGTATTGTTGTAGATGATGCCATTGTGGTGGGCGAAAATGTCTATGAATACCGCCAAAAAGGACTAAGTCCCATGCAGGCGGCCATTGCGGGCACAAAAGATGTCTCCATGCCCGTAGTGTTCAGTATTGTCACCACAATAATTGCTTTTGTTCCCCTGCTTTTCATGCCCGGAGAAACCGGAAAATTCTGGCAGCCGCTCCCTGCGGTGGTTATTGTTATTTTGGCCGTTTCTCTGCTCGAAGCCCTTTTTATACTTCCCTCCCATTTGGCCCACATCAAAAAGAAAGAAACGAAAAATAAATGGGTGCTGAAGCTAGAAGGATGGCAACGTTCTTTTGCTAACGGATTTGACCGGTTCATAGACAAGCGATACCGTCCATTTCTTGATATCTGTCTGAAATATAGGTATATCACGTTGAGTGCCGCTGTTACGCTATTACTTATTGTCGGGGGATATGGCTATAGCGGGCACATGGGAATGATCATGATGCCCGAGGTTGCTGCAGACGAAATTGAAGCCGGGGTTCGCTTACCTGTAGGTACCACTCCTGATCAAGCCGCAAAAGTAGCTCATGACATCTCGGAATCCACACAACGTATGTTCGAGGAACATAATCTCTATGAAGTCGCGGAAGGGATAAAAACCAATGTACGGGGACAGAATTTTATCGATGTCGAAATCGTGATGCTTCCGCCCGACCAAAGAGACATTACCGCCGCAGAAGTTATCGCCTTATGGCGCGATAATATCGGTGATATTGAGGGGGTAGACCAAATTACCTTTGAGGCCGAACGTGGACCCGGTGGTGCTAGGCAAGATATCAGTATTGATTTAAGCCATTCCGATATCGAGGTGTTAGCGCGCGCTAGTTCAGCTTTTGTAGAACGGATGAAGGCTTTTTCAAACACCCGTGATGTTACCGACAATTACAACAAGGGAAAAATGCAGTACGACTTTAAGTTGTTACCACAAGGACGTAATCTTGGCCTTACTTCCGATGAAGTGGGGCGCCAAGTGCGGAATGGGTTTTTCGGTGCTTTGGCCATGCGACAGTTACGGGGCATGAACGAAATAGAGGTACGGGTAAAACTGCCTTTGGAAGAACGGAAAGATATAAAGAACCTCGAAAAATTTCTCATTCGCACTCCTAGTGGCGTTGAAGTTCCCCTGATGGATGTGGTAGAAATTGAGGAACGGGAAGCCTTTAGCAGTATTAACAGAAGAGACGGCCGAAGGGTAGTGAACGTAGGTATGGATGTTGAACCTGCCAATGCCGTAGGCCGGGTCATAGCCTCGGTGCAGGAGGAAACCTTACCTCAATTAAGAGCCGACTTCCCCGGAATTACTTGGAGTTTTGAAGGTAGCCAAGCCGATATGCGCGAAAGCACAAATACGTTGAAAGCTGGTTTTTCCATTGCGATGCTATTGATTTATGCGTTATTGGCCATCGCTTTTAGTAGTTACTTACAACCGTTAATTGTGATGACCGCCATTCCGTTTGGGATTGTGGGAGCGGTCATCGGCCATATCTTATTAGGATATGACCTATCGCTGGTCAGTTTAATGGGGGTTATTGCTTTGTCGGGCGTAGTGGTAAACGATTCCCTCATCATGATCGATTATGCCAATAAACGGAGAAAAGAAGGCGACCCCATTTACCAGTCCATTCATGAGGCAGGATTACGAAGGTTTCGCCCCATTATTTTAACCACTATGACGACCTTTGGAGGTCTTGCACCCATTATTCTAGAAACTTCCAGTCAGGCATTTTACCTAATTCCGATGGCAATTTCCTTGGGATTCGGTATTGTTTTTGCCACGGCCATTATTCTCGTTATTGTGCCTTGCCTGTATCTGACTTTGGAAGATTTACGTCTTTTGATGGTAAAGGGAAGAACCGTAAGGGAAGTGGATGTTTCTGAAACGGCTGATACTAAGAATCCGGTGCTTGCCGATAAATAA
- a CDS encoding efflux RND transporter periplasmic adaptor subunit, producing MNNKKILLICLAILGGGLIIMALIFSTEPEAQREGASIETAMLVDIMTVKKDTFEPVIVATGTVQPVEDVNLSPLVSGQVIRRDPSFTPGGFVKRNQVLLQIDPADYRNTLELRKSEFMQSQTTLDTEMGRQQIAEQDLQLIADDSLFGDNPLSEEERQLVLRKPQLNAVKATIGAAKASVDQARLNLERTTIRAPFDAHILSQNVTKGSLVAQGDILGRIVGTKEYWVVATVPVSKLQWLSFPNSNSEKGAPVRIENPSAWPDDAYREGYLDRQIGALDGQTRLARVLVKVTDPLATTEEMKGKPKLMIGTFVEVNIQADAIPDVVRLNRDYVRSNETVWVMKDGKLEIRKVEIVLTDDIYAYIRSGLDDEEKVVITDLSTVSNGIGLRTASDKQESETEQ from the coding sequence ATGAATAACAAAAAAATACTTTTGATTTGCTTGGCCATTCTTGGTGGTGGTTTAATCATCATGGCACTCATTTTTTCAACAGAGCCGGAAGCCCAACGGGAAGGTGCATCAATTGAAACCGCTATGTTGGTTGACATAATGACGGTAAAGAAAGACACTTTTGAGCCTGTAATAGTGGCTACTGGGACCGTACAACCTGTTGAGGACGTTAATTTGAGTCCGTTAGTTTCGGGGCAGGTCATTCGCAGAGACCCTTCCTTTACCCCAGGTGGCTTTGTTAAAAGGAACCAAGTTTTGTTACAGATTGATCCCGCCGATTACCGCAATACACTGGAGCTTCGTAAGAGCGAATTTATGCAATCCCAGACCACCTTGGATACGGAAATGGGACGACAACAGATTGCGGAACAAGATTTACAACTTATCGCCGATGATTCCCTATTTGGAGATAATCCACTGTCTGAAGAAGAGCGACAGCTGGTACTCAGAAAACCACAGCTCAATGCCGTAAAAGCTACCATAGGTGCGGCGAAAGCCTCCGTAGACCAAGCACGCTTAAATCTTGAACGAACAACCATTCGGGCGCCATTTGATGCCCATATACTCAGTCAAAATGTGACCAAAGGCTCTCTAGTCGCTCAGGGCGATATATTAGGGCGTATCGTAGGCACAAAAGAATACTGGGTAGTTGCTACGGTACCAGTTTCCAAATTGCAGTGGTTGAGTTTTCCGAACAGCAATTCTGAAAAAGGAGCACCCGTCCGAATTGAGAATCCTTCAGCGTGGCCGGATGACGCCTACCGCGAAGGATATCTGGATAGACAGATAGGTGCACTTGACGGTCAAACACGGTTAGCCCGTGTTTTGGTCAAAGTAACGGATCCATTGGCGACTACCGAAGAGATGAAAGGAAAACCGAAATTGATGATCGGTACCTTTGTGGAAGTCAACATACAAGCGGATGCGATACCCGATGTGGTGCGCCTTAATAGGGATTACGTCAGGAGCAATGAAACCGTCTGGGTCATGAAAGATGGTAAATTGGAAATAAGAAAAGTCGAAATCGTACTTACGGATGATATATATGCCTACATACGAAGTGGGTTGGATGATGAGGAAAAAGTTGTCATTACCGATTTAAGTACGGTAAGTAATGGTATTGGTTTGCGAACAGCGTCCGATAAACAGGAGTCGGAAACAGAGCAATAA
- a CDS encoding efflux transporter outer membrane subunit, which translates to MYSELRKNFKFLTFSGGILLFVLGCSPKFSNVDLPIEDLKEFSYTGTGVLEDKWWTAFEDEDLNVLIDSALQSNFDLAATWQQFLAAKATVSREAADKWPQIQASAQTAENFPVNDFRGGENTQLGLSASYEVDLWGRIRTAVQAEKFRAEANLFDYRTAAISLSAEIASTWYQLQAAKQQLKITEEQIATNEDIIKLIRSRFVGGQIRAVDILRQAQLLESTKEQQIIFSTSVSLLENQLAVLLGRQPQENSTFEYTYLPILPELPETGLPLELVRRRPDLQQSYALLLAADRDMASAVRNKYPRISINTRGQLRSNNFANLFDNWAYSIAGNLLAPLFYGGQLSAEVNRTEAIKQQRLYEYGQTTLVAFQEVEDGLVQDMMQKQRSENIERQLELAAKSNKQLRVEFLNGFSPYLDVLIGLDQEQQLRRDYVSAQLRQVQVRIGLYRALAGGFETGRTLEN; encoded by the coding sequence ATGTACTCTGAACTTAGAAAAAACTTCAAATTCCTGACTTTTTCAGGTGGTATATTACTGTTTGTTTTAGGATGTTCTCCCAAATTTTCAAACGTTGACCTTCCCATAGAAGATCTAAAAGAATTCTCGTATACTGGCACTGGTGTCTTAGAAGATAAGTGGTGGACAGCCTTTGAAGACGAGGACCTGAACGTATTGATAGATAGTGCATTGCAATCGAATTTTGATTTGGCCGCCACGTGGCAGCAATTCTTGGCCGCCAAAGCTACCGTATCTAGGGAAGCCGCTGATAAATGGCCGCAAATACAAGCTTCGGCGCAAACTGCGGAAAATTTTCCAGTTAACGATTTTAGAGGTGGTGAAAATACACAATTGGGGCTATCGGCCTCCTACGAGGTGGATCTATGGGGCCGTATACGAACCGCAGTGCAAGCTGAAAAATTTAGGGCTGAAGCCAATCTTTTCGATTACCGCACCGCGGCCATATCACTTTCTGCAGAAATTGCTTCCACTTGGTACCAATTACAGGCTGCCAAACAACAGTTAAAAATAACGGAGGAACAGATTGCTACCAACGAAGATATCATCAAGCTCATACGCTCTCGTTTTGTGGGCGGTCAAATTAGGGCCGTGGACATCCTAAGACAGGCGCAACTGTTGGAAAGTACCAAAGAACAACAAATTATATTCAGTACGAGTGTCAGCCTTTTGGAAAATCAACTAGCCGTATTACTAGGAAGGCAACCCCAAGAAAATAGTACATTTGAGTACACTTATTTGCCTATTTTACCCGAGCTACCGGAAACCGGACTTCCTTTAGAATTAGTGCGCCGTAGGCCCGATTTGCAACAGTCCTATGCCCTATTACTTGCGGCAGACCGTGACATGGCCTCGGCCGTAAGAAACAAGTACCCCAGAATTTCTATTAATACCCGGGGCCAACTCCGATCTAACAATTTTGCCAACCTCTTTGATAATTGGGCCTATTCCATTGCAGGAAATTTATTGGCTCCCTTGTTCTACGGAGGGCAACTGAGTGCCGAGGTCAATAGGACAGAAGCCATAAAACAACAAAGACTCTATGAATATGGCCAAACCACATTGGTAGCCTTTCAAGAAGTGGAGGACGGTCTGGTGCAGGATATGATGCAAAAACAGCGGTCAGAAAACATTGAACGTCAATTGGAACTGGCCGCCAAAAGCAATAAGCAGCTTCGGGTGGAATTCTTGAATGGTTTTAGCCCTTATTTGGATGTCCTTATTGGCTTAGATCAAGAACAACAGTTACGCCGCGATTATGTATCCGCACAGCTGCGGCAGGTTCAAGTACGCATTGGATTGTACAGGGCTTTGGCCGGTGGTTTTGAAACTGGGAGGACATTGGAGAATTGA
- a CDS encoding NAD(P)-dependent oxidoreductase, whose protein sequence is MKFGIIRERKNPPDRRVVLSPAACQQILSNHKEAAIIVEPSPIRTFSDSEYRAAGITVADSMEECDVLLGVKEVPIKNLIANKQYFFFSHTIKEQPYNRELLQAILEKNIELYDHEVITDQKGQRLVAFGRYAGIVGAYNGFRAYGLKFGLFQLPKAENLADQKELISKLKKLQLPNIKVLLTGRGRVGNGSREMLDGMGLRRVTVTEYLEEEFDEPVYCQIDAGEYNKRKDGVRGNKADFFANPEAYKSNFFRFAKVTDYYIAGHFYGQGAPYLYTREDAKHPDFKISVVADVSCDIDGPVASTIRPSTIADPIYGYDPQTESETDFKNPEAIAVMAVDNLPCELPRDASLGFGDAFLKNVIPAFFNGDKEGVLERARMTKNGKLTKRYSYLQDYVDGK, encoded by the coding sequence ATGAAATTCGGAATTATAAGAGAACGTAAAAACCCGCCGGATAGGCGCGTTGTACTATCCCCGGCCGCCTGCCAACAAATCCTTTCAAATCATAAAGAAGCCGCAATTATTGTAGAACCCTCACCGATTCGAACTTTCTCCGATTCGGAATATAGGGCTGCAGGTATTACGGTAGCCGATTCTATGGAAGAATGCGATGTGCTACTGGGAGTAAAGGAAGTTCCAATCAAAAATCTTATTGCCAACAAACAATACTTTTTCTTTTCTCATACCATAAAAGAACAACCCTACAATAGGGAGTTACTCCAGGCAATTCTAGAAAAGAATATCGAGCTGTACGACCACGAGGTCATTACGGACCAGAAAGGGCAACGTTTGGTAGCCTTTGGTAGATATGCCGGTATTGTTGGGGCTTACAATGGTTTTAGGGCCTACGGACTCAAATTTGGCCTTTTCCAGTTACCAAAAGCGGAGAATCTAGCGGACCAAAAGGAACTTATTTCCAAGCTAAAAAAGCTTCAACTCCCCAATATAAAAGTACTGCTCACGGGTAGGGGAAGGGTAGGCAACGGTTCTAGGGAAATGTTGGATGGTATGGGCCTACGACGGGTAACGGTGACCGAGTATTTGGAAGAAGAATTTGATGAACCGGTCTACTGTCAGATAGATGCGGGTGAATATAATAAACGCAAAGACGGGGTTCGTGGAAACAAAGCCGATTTTTTCGCAAATCCTGAAGCATATAAATCCAATTTCTTTCGCTTTGCAAAAGTAACCGACTATTATATCGCGGGTCATTTTTATGGTCAAGGGGCACCTTACCTCTACACACGTGAGGACGCCAAACATCCCGATTTTAAAATCAGTGTTGTGGCGGATGTAAGCTGCGATATTGATGGTCCCGTGGCAAGTACCATTCGTCCATCAACGATTGCCGATCCAATTTATGGGTATGACCCACAAACAGAATCGGAAACTGATTTTAAAAATCCAGAAGCGATAGCGGTAATGGCAGTGGACAATTTGCCCTGTGAATTACCACGGGACGCCAGCTTGGGCTTTGGAGATGCCTTCTTAAAGAATGTGATACCCGCCTTTTTCAATGGAGATAAGGAAGGTGTCCTTGAGCGGGCCAGAATGACCAAAAATGGCAAGTTGACAAAGCGGTATAGTTATTTACAGGATTATGTAGACGGTAAATGA
- a CDS encoding Sb-PDE family phosphodiesterase: MKYRLLTLFLLLPLILCYAQTHSHMGAKPMNYPDIEGYKTLKTDLHMHTVFSDGNVWPNIRVQEALRENLDAISLTEHLEYQPHLADIPHPDRNRSFVLAMEEAKEHELLIVHGSEITRSTPMGHNNAVFIKDVNPILQEDAADAFAEAKKQNAFVFWNHPAWYAQAPKGNPVLSNFQKERIKNGELHGIEVINTFDYAEESLALALEHNLTIMGTSDIHGLIDWDYTEKGNHRPITLVFAKEKTLESMQEALFAGRTVAVYNDLLVGKEDYLKPLIKASIEVLSVSYVPETTVLKLELKNNSSSDLMFENVMEFTFYDSSPVFTIAAGETKMLHVKTLEEIQTLSLRFKALGAYTAPKVQPVIEWNIPVNR; encoded by the coding sequence ATGAAATATAGACTACTCACGTTATTCCTACTATTACCCTTAATACTATGCTACGCCCAAACCCATTCGCATATGGGTGCTAAACCCATGAACTATCCGGATATTGAAGGCTATAAGACCCTCAAGACGGATTTGCACATGCACACCGTATTTTCTGACGGAAATGTTTGGCCAAACATTCGCGTTCAAGAGGCATTACGGGAAAACTTGGATGCCATTTCGCTGACCGAGCATTTGGAATATCAACCTCATCTGGCAGACATTCCACATCCAGACCGTAACCGTTCCTTTGTACTGGCTATGGAAGAAGCCAAAGAACATGAATTACTGATCGTTCATGGTTCGGAAATTACGCGTAGCACCCCAATGGGACACAATAACGCGGTTTTCATTAAGGATGTAAATCCTATTTTGCAAGAAGATGCGGCCGATGCTTTCGCAGAAGCGAAAAAGCAGAATGCCTTTGTATTCTGGAATCATCCGGCCTGGTATGCACAGGCGCCTAAAGGGAATCCCGTTTTGTCTAACTTTCAAAAAGAGCGTATTAAAAATGGTGAACTCCATGGCATTGAAGTCATCAACACCTTTGATTATGCCGAAGAATCCTTGGCCTTAGCTTTGGAGCATAACTTGACGATTATGGGTACGAGCGATATTCACGGTCTTATCGACTGGGACTATACCGAAAAGGGAAACCATAGGCCCATAACCTTGGTTTTTGCCAAGGAAAAAACCTTAGAAAGTATGCAAGAGGCTTTATTTGCCGGAAGAACCGTTGCAGTTTACAATGATTTGTTAGTAGGAAAAGAGGACTATTTGAAACCACTTATCAAAGCCAGTATAGAAGTATTGTCCGTGAGCTATGTTCCTGAAACTACTGTTTTAAAATTAGAGCTGAAGAATAATTCCAGTAGTGACCTGATGTTCGAGAATGTCATGGAGTTTACTTTTTATGATAGCTCTCCGGTTTTCACCATAGCTGCTGGGGAGACCAAAATGCTTCATGTTAAGACGCTCGAGGAAATCCAGACCCTGTCACTTAGGTTCAAAGCCTTAGGAGCTTATACCGCTCCAAAAGTACAACCTGTGATCGAGTGGAATATTCCTGTGAATAGGTAA
- a CDS encoding phospholipase A encodes MFNNSKDLSELWELDDEHHRGTFLITSYKPIYFSLAKYSSNTNKFPQSENSDMALEAPVNLDPIEAKFQLSLKTKIFHKMLKGHLDLWVAYSQTAFWQIYNKKLSRPFRELNYQPEIIANVPVKFPLLGFETKMVGLSIIHESNGRSDPISRSWNRIALHAGFERNNWQIVLKPWIRIDSKVDDNENISDFIGRGEADVVYDWGRQRFRAVARHSLNFGTKSRGSIRLNWSFPIFENFNGHLQLFDGYGETLIDYNHRQTTFGVGVSLIN; translated from the coding sequence ATTTTTAATAACAGCAAAGATCTGTCCGAACTTTGGGAATTGGATGATGAACACCATCGGGGTACTTTTCTGATTACTTCGTATAAACCAATTTATTTTAGTCTAGCTAAATATTCTTCTAACACCAATAAGTTTCCGCAATCCGAAAATTCTGATATGGCCTTGGAGGCACCGGTGAATTTAGACCCGATAGAGGCTAAATTTCAGCTTAGTCTCAAGACCAAGATCTTTCATAAAATGCTAAAAGGCCATTTAGATTTATGGGTCGCATATTCTCAAACTGCGTTTTGGCAGATTTACAACAAAAAACTCTCAAGACCGTTCAGGGAACTTAACTACCAACCGGAAATCATCGCTAATGTTCCAGTTAAGTTTCCGTTGTTAGGTTTTGAAACAAAGATGGTGGGCCTATCCATCATTCACGAATCCAACGGACGTTCAGACCCTATTTCAAGAAGTTGGAACCGTATTGCCCTGCACGCCGGCTTTGAGCGTAATAATTGGCAGATTGTACTTAAACCCTGGATTAGAATAGACAGTAAAGTAGATGATAATGAAAATATATCCGACTTCATAGGGAGAGGGGAAGCTGACGTAGTTTACGATTGGGGGAGACAACGATTTAGGGCAGTAGCAAGACATTCCCTCAACTTTGGTACTAAAAGTAGGGGTAGCATTCGATTAAATTGGTCTTTCCCGATTTTTGAAAATTTTAATGGCCATTTGCAATTATTCGATGGTTACGGAGAAACACTAATTGATTACAATCACAGGCAAACGACCTTTGGTGTAGGGGTATCTTTGATAAATTGA